From Micromonospora sp. NBC_01699, a single genomic window includes:
- the rplS gene encoding 50S ribosomal protein L19, translated as MNTLDALDAQSQRTDTPAFRAGDTVKVHARVIEGNRSRVQIFQGVVIRRQGGGLQETFSVRKVSFGVGVERTYPINSPALDRIEVVTRGDVRRAKLYYLRELRGKKAKIKEKREKQVG; from the coding sequence ATGAACACCCTGGACGCGCTTGACGCCCAGTCGCAGCGGACCGACACCCCGGCCTTCCGGGCCGGTGACACCGTCAAGGTGCACGCCCGAGTCATCGAGGGTAACCGTTCCCGGGTCCAGATCTTCCAGGGCGTGGTCATCCGCCGTCAGGGCGGTGGCCTTCAGGAGACCTTCTCCGTCCGCAAGGTCAGCTTCGGTGTCGGTGTGGAGCGGACCTACCCGATCAACAGCCCGGCGCTCGACCGGATCGAGGTCGTGACCCGCGGTGACGTCCGTCGGGCCAAGCTCTACTACCTCCGTGAGCTTCGCGGCAAGAAGGCGAAGATCAAGGAGAAGCGCGAGAAGCAGGTCGGCTGA
- the lepB gene encoding signal peptidase I, giving the protein MVRSVDEQDDVEPWRRRVRRARKQMPLWQELPLLLVVAFCLAVLIRSFLLQAFFIPSGSMEDTLLIGDRVLVNKVVYDMRDPVRGEVVVFRGTDRWAPQQSDEPEPGFVGKLGRTVGDLVGVSRPGEKDFIKRVVGVPGDRVKCCDEQGRVTVNDVPLDETYVLQDSPLDIPPDPKECRSRRFDEVVVPSGQLFVMGDHRLVSQDARCQGPVPIENVIGRAFVVVWPYSRWDSLSVPETFEKLPEVVAAPAGTHPPVTSDGGAGLAVVLPILGPLFISARSRRWLPARHRRLHP; this is encoded by the coding sequence GTGGTACGCAGCGTGGATGAACAGGACGACGTCGAGCCCTGGCGCCGACGGGTCCGACGTGCCCGTAAGCAGATGCCGCTCTGGCAGGAGCTGCCACTGCTGCTCGTGGTCGCGTTCTGCCTGGCCGTACTGATCCGCAGTTTCCTGCTCCAGGCGTTCTTCATCCCCTCGGGGTCCATGGAGGACACCCTGTTGATCGGCGACCGGGTGCTGGTCAACAAGGTCGTCTACGACATGCGTGACCCGGTCCGCGGCGAGGTTGTCGTGTTCCGGGGCACCGACCGCTGGGCGCCGCAGCAGAGCGACGAGCCCGAGCCCGGTTTCGTCGGCAAGCTCGGCCGGACCGTGGGCGACCTGGTCGGGGTCAGCCGACCCGGCGAGAAGGACTTCATCAAACGCGTGGTCGGGGTCCCCGGCGATCGGGTGAAGTGCTGTGACGAGCAGGGACGGGTCACCGTCAACGACGTCCCGCTCGACGAGACGTACGTGTTGCAGGACTCGCCGCTGGACATCCCACCGGACCCGAAGGAGTGCCGCTCCCGACGGTTCGACGAGGTGGTGGTCCCGTCGGGCCAGCTGTTCGTGATGGGTGACCATCGACTCGTCTCACAGGACGCCCGGTGCCAGGGCCCGGTGCCGATCGAGAACGTGATCGGCCGGGCCTTCGTCGTCGTCTGGCCGTACAGCCGGTGGGACTCGCTGTCGGTTCCGGAGACCTTCGAGAAGCTGCCCGAGGTGGTCGCCGCACCGGCCGGGACCCACCCGCCGGTCACATCGGACGGCGGCGCCGGACTCGCGGTCGTACTGCCGATTCTGGGGCCGCTGTTCATTTCCGCGCGTTCCCGGCGTTGGCTCCCAGCTCGGCATCGTAGGCTCCACCCGTGA
- the lepB gene encoding signal peptidase I: MIDEQTDKPKPRNSFWRELPILLGVAVLVAVLVRAFVLQTFYIPSPSMQHTLDINDRVLVNKLVYDFREPDRGEVVVFKAPFEWSNNPDGEDFIKRVIGVGGDHIVCCDPQDRLMINGHSLDEPYIFSENGVRDRPADEEFDITVPKDRLWVMGDHRSASGDSLEHWEQSKSANPDGDINLATIPVDSVVGRAFTVFWPLDRAKWLSVPESYDGVPNP; encoded by the coding sequence GTGATTGACGAGCAGACCGACAAGCCGAAGCCGCGTAACTCCTTCTGGCGGGAACTTCCGATCCTGCTGGGCGTGGCCGTGCTGGTCGCGGTCCTGGTCCGGGCGTTCGTGCTACAGACCTTCTACATCCCCTCACCGTCGATGCAACACACGCTGGACATCAACGACCGGGTTCTCGTCAACAAGCTGGTCTACGACTTCCGCGAGCCCGACCGGGGCGAGGTAGTGGTCTTCAAGGCGCCGTTCGAGTGGAGCAACAACCCCGACGGCGAGGACTTCATCAAGCGGGTGATCGGCGTCGGCGGTGACCACATCGTCTGCTGCGACCCGCAGGACCGGCTGATGATCAACGGGCACTCGCTGGACGAGCCGTACATCTTCAGTGAGAACGGGGTCCGGGACCGGCCCGCCGACGAGGAGTTCGACATCACCGTGCCGAAGGACCGGCTCTGGGTGATGGGCGACCACCGGTCGGCCTCCGGTGACTCGTTGGAGCACTGGGAGCAGTCGAAGTCCGCCAATCCCGACGGGGACATCAATCTCGCCACGATCCCGGTGGACTCGGTGGTCGGGCGGGCCTTCACCGTCTTCTGGCCGCTGGACCGGGCCAAGTGGTTGTCCGTGCCCGAGTCGTACGACGGGGTTCCCAATCCGTAA
- a CDS encoding NUDIX hydrolase, whose protein sequence is MTVFTPRRAARVLLLDGADRVLLFHGWDPARPEHRYWFTPGGGLDPDESPTEGAVRELAEETGLRLTPDQIGQAVWQEVTEFPFDGRWYRQEQDFFLVRVPAERPAFEVDTAGFDQIERDSIDEHRWWSVADIERTDDRVYPTELPALLRRLLGGER, encoded by the coding sequence GTGACCGTCTTCACCCCTCGCCGGGCCGCCCGGGTGCTGCTGCTCGACGGCGCCGACCGGGTGTTGCTGTTCCACGGCTGGGACCCGGCACGGCCCGAGCACCGGTACTGGTTCACCCCCGGTGGCGGCCTGGACCCCGATGAGTCCCCGACCGAGGGCGCCGTCCGCGAGCTGGCCGAGGAGACCGGGCTGCGACTGACCCCGGACCAGATCGGCCAGGCGGTCTGGCAGGAGGTCACCGAGTTTCCGTTCGACGGCCGGTGGTACCGCCAGGAGCAGGACTTCTTCCTGGTCCGGGTGCCGGCCGAGCGGCCCGCCTTCGAGGTCGACACGGCCGGCTTCGACCAGATCGAGCGGGACAGCATCGACGAGCACCGCTGGTGGTCGGTGGCCGACATCGAGCGTACCGACGACCGGGTCTATCCGACCGAGCTGCCGGCCCTGCTGCGCCGCCTGCTGGGCGGTGAGCGCTAG
- a CDS encoding ribonuclease HII, with protein MLTPPRTVVRREGGLYALERALQRRGFRYVAGADEAGRGACAGPLVAAAAVLPEGRRGEIDELADSKLLTPAARERVYRAVVDQALAYAVVVIPADEVDSRGLHVCNLAAMRRALASLSTRPEYVLTDGFGVDGLGVPGLAVWKGDQVAACVAAASVLAKVTRDRIMVELDGRYPDYGFAEHKGYITAEHTAALERHGACEEHRFSYVNVASISGRAERPPRSRRPVRVGGDEPRKRTTPPGGTVGVALGEQPRPPALVGEDVAMEGGVR; from the coding sequence GTGCTGACCCCGCCGCGCACCGTGGTCCGCCGGGAGGGCGGCCTGTACGCACTGGAGCGCGCCCTGCAACGGCGCGGCTTCCGCTATGTCGCCGGTGCGGACGAGGCCGGCCGGGGCGCCTGCGCGGGCCCGCTGGTGGCCGCTGCGGCGGTGCTGCCCGAGGGCCGGCGCGGCGAGATCGACGAGCTGGCCGACTCGAAGCTGCTGACCCCGGCCGCCCGCGAACGGGTCTACCGGGCCGTGGTCGACCAGGCGCTGGCGTACGCCGTGGTGGTCATCCCTGCCGACGAGGTGGACTCGCGCGGGCTGCACGTGTGCAACCTCGCGGCGATGCGTCGGGCGCTCGCGTCGCTGTCCACCCGACCGGAGTACGTGCTCACCGACGGCTTCGGGGTGGACGGGCTCGGCGTGCCGGGTCTCGCCGTGTGGAAGGGTGACCAGGTCGCCGCGTGTGTCGCCGCCGCCAGTGTGCTGGCCAAGGTGACCCGTGACCGGATCATGGTCGAGCTCGACGGCCGGTACCCCGATTACGGGTTCGCCGAGCACAAGGGTTACATCACGGCGGAGCACACGGCCGCGTTGGAGCGTCACGGAGCGTGCGAGGAGCACCGCTTCTCGTACGTGAACGTGGCATCGATCTCCGGTCGGGCCGAGCGCCCGCCACGGTCGCGGAGGCCGGTGCGGGTCGGTGGGGATGAGCCGAGGAAGCGGACAACCCCGCCAGGGGGTACCGTCGGCGTGGCGTTGGGGGAGCAGCCTCGGCCGCCAGCGTTGGTGGGGGAAGATGTGGCCATGGAAGGCGGAGTGCGATGA
- a CDS encoding DUF2469 domain-containing protein → MSAEDLEKYETEMELQLYREYRDIVRQFSYVVETERRFYLANQVDLHVRNSDGEVYFEVEMHDAWVWDMYRPARFVKNVRVMTFKDVNVEELEKPEISLPADSGFGN, encoded by the coding sequence ATGAGCGCGGAAGATCTCGAAAAGTACGAGACCGAGATGGAACTGCAGCTCTACCGGGAGTACCGCGATATCGTCCGCCAGTTCTCCTACGTGGTCGAGACCGAGCGTCGGTTCTATCTTGCCAATCAGGTCGACCTGCACGTGCGGAACTCGGACGGCGAGGTCTACTTCGAGGTGGAGATGCACGACGCGTGGGTCTGGGATATGTACCGTCCCGCGCGATTCGTGAAGAATGTCCGGGTCATGACGTTCAAGGACGTCAACGTGGAAGAGCTAGAAAAGCCGGAGATCTCCCTTCCGGCGGATTCCGGCTTCGGTAACTGA
- a CDS encoding sulfite oxidase produces MTTVDEVSGPSRLAEPGEGISPEELQLAARNHGLPLEALRYDVTPVGLHYLLTHYDIPDTSAESHTLTIDGRVDRPLVLDLAELKRRPRVTHRVTLECAGNGRALLEPRPVSQPWLVEAVGTADWTGTPLAPLLRDAGLAPDAIEVLFTGADHGVERGVEQDYQRSLPVPEALREDVLLAYEMNGAPLLPQHGAPLRLVVPGWYGMAHVKWLHRIEALDREFTGYQNAVAYRVRQHADDPGVPVTRIEPRALVQPPGFPDFMSRARALRPGTVPLTGRAWSGHAPVTGVEVTVDGGLTWAPATLDPATGQAGKGSIGTQWAWRGWRYDWVATPGRYTLSARATDASGRTQPVEQPWNRGGFANNLVQRVEVAVLDA; encoded by the coding sequence ATGACGACGGTGGACGAGGTGAGCGGCCCGTCGCGGCTGGCGGAGCCGGGCGAGGGGATCAGCCCCGAGGAGCTTCAACTGGCCGCCCGGAACCACGGGCTGCCGCTGGAGGCACTGCGGTACGACGTCACGCCGGTCGGCCTGCACTACCTGCTCACCCACTATGACATTCCGGACACAAGTGCCGAGAGCCACACGCTCACGATCGACGGTCGGGTGGACCGGCCGCTGGTTCTGGACCTGGCCGAGTTGAAGCGCCGCCCCCGGGTCACCCACCGGGTCACGCTGGAATGCGCCGGCAACGGTCGGGCACTGCTGGAGCCCCGCCCGGTGAGCCAGCCGTGGCTGGTCGAGGCGGTGGGCACGGCGGACTGGACCGGCACCCCGCTGGCGCCGCTGCTGCGCGACGCTGGGCTGGCGCCAGACGCGATCGAGGTCCTCTTCACCGGTGCCGACCACGGGGTGGAGCGCGGGGTGGAGCAGGACTACCAGCGGTCGCTGCCGGTGCCCGAGGCACTGCGCGAGGACGTGCTGTTGGCGTACGAGATGAACGGTGCCCCGCTGCTGCCGCAACACGGTGCCCCGCTGCGCCTGGTCGTGCCGGGCTGGTACGGCATGGCGCACGTCAAGTGGCTGCACCGGATCGAGGCGCTCGACCGGGAGTTCACCGGCTACCAGAACGCGGTCGCCTACCGGGTACGCCAGCACGCCGACGATCCGGGCGTGCCGGTGACCCGGATCGAGCCGAGAGCGTTGGTCCAGCCACCCGGCTTCCCCGACTTCATGTCCCGGGCCCGGGCCCTGCGACCCGGTACGGTCCCGCTGACCGGTCGGGCCTGGTCCGGCCACGCCCCGGTGACCGGCGTGGAGGTGACCGTCGACGGTGGCCTCACCTGGGCTCCGGCCACCCTCGATCCGGCCACCGGGCAGGCCGGGAAGGGGTCGATCGGCACCCAGTGGGCCTGGCGCGGCTGGCGGTACGACTGGGTCGCCACGCCCGGCCGCTACACCCTGAGCGCTCGGGCGACGGACGCGTCGGGGCGTACGCAGCCGGTGGAGCAGCCGTGGAACCGGGGCGGGTTCGCCAACAACCTGGTGCAGCGGGTCGAGGTCGCCGTCCTCGACGCGTGA
- a CDS encoding murein hydrolase activator EnvC family protein, which produces MRTYRAPTFPAPALPLILLTALLPATPAAPAPASAVGSQVGSMVGSQLGSMVWSAAVQRVPLGSMVWSAAVQRVAVEVVAAEVVPVEAGWRWPLAGVPRVARRFDPPPLPWQPGHRGVDLEGEAGASVRAAGPGVVLYAGRVAGTPVVSVSHVDGLRTTYQPVEPAVRVGDRIAAGDPIGTLLPGHPGCLAGVCLHWGLRRAEHYLDPLALLNLARVRLLPLTARHQPP; this is translated from the coding sequence ATGAGGACGTACCGTGCCCCGACCTTCCCGGCCCCGGCCCTGCCGCTGATCCTGTTGACAGCGCTGCTACCGGCGACGCCGGCGGCACCCGCACCCGCATCGGCCGTCGGGTCGCAGGTTGGGTCGATGGTCGGGTCGCAGCTCGGGTCGATGGTCTGGTCGGCCGCGGTTCAGCGGGTGCCGCTCGGGTCGATGGTCTGGTCGGCGGCGGTCCAGCGGGTAGCGGTCGAAGTGGTAGCGGCCGAGGTGGTGCCGGTCGAGGCGGGGTGGCGGTGGCCGTTGGCGGGCGTACCCCGGGTGGCCCGCCGGTTCGACCCGCCGCCGCTGCCGTGGCAGCCCGGCCATCGCGGCGTCGACCTCGAAGGCGAGGCCGGTGCGTCGGTCCGCGCGGCCGGCCCCGGCGTGGTGCTCTACGCCGGCCGGGTCGCCGGCACGCCGGTGGTGAGTGTCTCCCACGTGGACGGCCTGCGGACCACCTACCAACCCGTCGAACCCGCCGTACGCGTCGGTGATCGGATCGCCGCCGGGGACCCGATCGGAACCCTGCTCCCCGGCCATCCCGGCTGTCTCGCCGGAGTCTGCCTGCACTGGGGCCTGCGCCGGGCCGAGCACTACCTCGACCCCCTGGCGCTGCTCAACCTGGCCCGGGTCCGGCTGCTACCACTGACCGCCCGACACCAACCGCCCTGA
- a CDS encoding aminotransferase class V-fold PLP-dependent enzyme has protein sequence MSDAASPPPEPFCGARLFFSLDPAVSHLNHGSFGTVPISVQRAQQRLRDETESNPQRFYTRGLSERVAHARRHLATFLGADPEGTALVGNATTGTAVVLQSLRLEPGDEVVSTDHGYGAVALSVERECRRTGAVARTLNVPLAATDAEIVEIIRSGLRPGRTKLLIVDQITSPTARLFPVAAIVAVARELGVPVLVDAAHAPGMLPVEVDRIGADFWTGNFHKWAYAPRGTAALVVAPRWRARIEPLVVSWEQETGFPLNVEFQATLDYSSWLAAPVGLFTLRSLGVDRVRAHNAALAAYGQRVVGAALGLGAADLPDPGGPTIAMRLVPLPDGVATTFPDAIALRQRVADTLATDVFLGPWGGRGWLRLSAQVYNRAEEYDRLAEALPGLLAAAR, from the coding sequence GTGAGCGACGCAGCGTCACCACCGCCCGAACCGTTTTGCGGGGCCCGGCTGTTCTTCTCGCTCGACCCGGCGGTCAGCCATCTCAACCACGGATCGTTCGGCACCGTGCCGATCAGCGTCCAGCGCGCGCAGCAGCGGCTGCGGGACGAGACCGAGTCCAACCCGCAACGGTTCTACACCCGCGGGCTGTCGGAACGGGTCGCCCACGCCCGTCGCCACCTGGCAACCTTTCTGGGTGCCGATCCGGAGGGCACGGCGCTGGTCGGCAACGCCACCACCGGCACCGCCGTGGTGTTGCAGTCGCTGCGCCTGGAACCGGGTGACGAGGTGGTCAGCACCGATCACGGGTACGGCGCGGTCGCCCTGTCCGTCGAGCGGGAATGCCGGCGTACGGGTGCGGTGGCGCGAACCCTGAACGTGCCGCTGGCCGCCACCGACGCCGAGATAGTGGAGATCATCCGATCCGGTCTACGGCCGGGACGGACCAAGCTGCTGATCGTGGATCAGATCACCTCGCCCACCGCCCGCCTCTTCCCGGTCGCCGCGATCGTCGCCGTGGCCCGTGAGCTCGGCGTGCCGGTGCTGGTCGATGCGGCGCACGCCCCCGGCATGCTGCCGGTCGAGGTGGACCGGATCGGCGCCGACTTCTGGACCGGCAACTTCCACAAGTGGGCGTACGCCCCTCGGGGCACCGCCGCGCTGGTGGTGGCGCCCCGCTGGCGGGCCCGGATCGAACCGCTGGTCGTCTCCTGGGAGCAGGAAACCGGGTTCCCGCTCAACGTCGAGTTCCAGGCGACCCTCGACTACTCCAGTTGGCTGGCCGCGCCGGTGGGTCTGTTCACCCTGCGCAGCCTCGGCGTCGACCGGGTCAGGGCGCACAACGCCGCGCTCGCCGCGTACGGTCAGCGGGTGGTGGGTGCGGCGCTCGGTCTGGGAGCGGCCGATCTGCCGGACCCCGGCGGACCGACGATCGCCATGCGCCTCGTCCCGCTGCCGGACGGCGTGGCCACCACCTTTCCCGACGCGATCGCGTTGCGGCAGCGGGTCGCCGACACGCTCGCCACCGACGTCTTCCTCGGCCCGTGGGGCGGCCGGGGCTGGCTGCGACTCAGCGCGCAGGTCTACAACCGGGCCGAGGAGTACGACCGGCTCGCCGAGGCCCTGCCCGGCCTGCTCGCCGCCGCCCGCTGA
- a CDS encoding tyrosine recombinase XerC: MSRDSRSTRTMHERLPQSMRDAVDDFARHLSRVDNRSSHTVRAYVGDIVSLLDHAVRLGCGTPAELDLAALRSWLAKVRTLGAARTTLARRAASARTFSGWAHRTGRIATDVGAALASPKAHRELPSVLRADQATTLVLAPGDEASPLLLRDRAMLELLYGTGVRVSELCGLDTGDVDHGRRVVRVLGKGNKERSVPYGVPAQRALDEWLRFGRPALAGPDSGDALLLGQRGGRLLPTIARRVVATYARAAGLPRTSPHGLRHSAATHLLEGGADLRAVQELLGHASLSSTQIYTHVSAERLRAAYRQAHPRA; this comes from the coding sequence ATGAGCCGCGACAGCCGCAGTACCCGGACGATGCACGAGCGTCTGCCGCAATCGATGCGCGACGCGGTGGACGACTTCGCCCGGCACCTGTCCCGGGTCGACAACCGGTCCAGCCACACCGTCCGGGCCTACGTCGGTGACATCGTCTCCCTGCTCGACCACGCCGTCCGGCTCGGCTGCGGCACCCCCGCCGAGCTGGACCTCGCCGCGTTGCGAAGCTGGCTGGCGAAGGTCCGTACGCTCGGCGCCGCCCGTACGACGCTGGCCCGGCGAGCCGCCTCGGCGCGTACGTTCAGCGGCTGGGCGCATCGCACCGGTCGGATCGCCACCGATGTCGGCGCCGCGCTGGCCAGCCCCAAGGCGCACCGGGAACTGCCGAGCGTGCTCCGCGCCGACCAGGCGACCACCCTCGTGCTGGCCCCCGGTGACGAGGCGTCTCCGCTGCTGCTGCGCGACCGGGCAATGCTCGAACTGCTCTACGGCACCGGGGTACGGGTGAGCGAGCTGTGCGGGTTGGACACCGGCGACGTCGACCACGGTCGTCGGGTGGTCCGGGTGCTCGGCAAGGGCAACAAGGAACGCTCGGTCCCGTACGGCGTACCGGCGCAGCGGGCGCTCGACGAATGGCTCCGGTTCGGGAGGCCCGCACTCGCCGGGCCGGACAGCGGGGACGCGCTGCTGCTCGGGCAACGCGGCGGGCGGCTCCTGCCGACCATCGCCCGTCGGGTGGTCGCCACCTACGCACGGGCCGCCGGCCTGCCCCGGACCAGCCCGCACGGGCTTCGCCACTCCGCCGCGACCCACCTGCTCGAAGGCGGCGCCGACCTGCGTGCCGTACAGGAATTGCTCGGCCACGCCTCCCTGTCGAGCACCCAGATCTACACCCACGTCTCCGCCGAACGCCTCCGCGCCGCCTACCGCCAAGCCCACCCCCGCGCCTAA
- a CDS encoding helix-turn-helix transcriptional regulator produces MLETSVRLLRLLTLLQTRRTWSGADLAGRLDVTTRTVRNDVERLRQLGYQVHSATGTTGGYRLGAGAELPPLLLDDEEAVAVAVGLRAAAGGTVAGIEDPSLRALTKLEQTLPTRLRHRIDALRSATESAAGGGPTVDVETLTIVAAAARDYELLRFDYLDRDGRSSTRRAEPHRLVYTGRRWYLVAWDTDREDWRTYRADRIRLRLPNGPRFAPREPPEGGAASHVMRGLRSLAWKYQARVRLHAPAEVIAERIPPEAGLLTVVDERNCLLETGSDLLHDLAGFLGQLGVAFTVLDPPELRDHLRTLATRYSAAAGEPRAG; encoded by the coding sequence ATGTTGGAAACCTCGGTTCGGCTGCTGCGCCTGCTGACCCTGCTACAGACCCGGCGTACCTGGTCCGGCGCGGATCTGGCCGGCCGACTCGACGTCACCACCCGAACCGTCCGCAACGACGTCGAGCGGCTGCGCCAGCTCGGCTACCAGGTGCACTCGGCCACCGGAACCACCGGCGGCTACCGCCTCGGTGCCGGCGCGGAACTGCCGCCGCTGCTGCTCGATGACGAGGAAGCCGTAGCGGTCGCCGTCGGCCTGCGCGCCGCCGCCGGGGGTACGGTCGCCGGGATCGAGGACCCGTCGCTGCGGGCCCTGACCAAACTCGAACAGACGCTGCCCACCCGGCTGCGCCATCGGATCGACGCGCTGCGGTCGGCCACCGAATCCGCGGCGGGCGGCGGACCGACCGTGGACGTCGAAACCCTCACCATCGTCGCGGCCGCCGCGCGTGACTACGAACTACTGCGCTTCGACTACCTCGACCGCGATGGCCGGAGCAGCACCCGCCGGGCCGAACCCCACCGGCTCGTCTACACCGGACGCCGCTGGTACCTGGTGGCCTGGGACACCGACCGGGAGGACTGGCGTACGTACCGGGCCGACCGGATCCGACTCCGGCTGCCGAACGGGCCGCGCTTCGCCCCGCGTGAGCCGCCGGAAGGTGGCGCCGCCAGCCATGTCATGCGCGGCCTACGCTCGCTGGCCTGGAAATACCAGGCCCGGGTACGCCTGCACGCGCCCGCCGAGGTCATCGCCGAACGGATACCGCCGGAGGCGGGCCTGCTGACCGTCGTCGACGAGCGAAACTGCCTGCTGGAGACCGGATCCGACCTGCTGCACGACCTCGCCGGCTTCCTCGGGCAACTCGGCGTCGCCTTCACCGTGCTCGATCCGCCGGAACTGCGCGACCACCTCCGTACGCTCGCCACCCGCTACTCCGCCGCCGCCGGAGAACCCCGCGCCGGATAG
- a CDS encoding VOC family protein, which produces MSGTPILRGMATVTYFADDLDAATRWYAELLGIEPYYEFPGPDGQPGYREFRLGDYQHELGLIDSRYRPGGAAASGPGGAVLFWHVDDVTAALEKLTSMGAKEYEPRVDRPSGFVTASVVDPFGNVLGIMYNPHYLETLAGSRA; this is translated from the coding sequence ATGAGCGGCACCCCGATCCTGCGCGGCATGGCCACGGTCACCTACTTCGCCGACGACCTGGACGCGGCGACGCGGTGGTACGCCGAACTGCTCGGCATCGAGCCGTACTACGAGTTCCCCGGCCCGGACGGCCAGCCCGGATACCGCGAGTTCCGGCTCGGCGACTACCAGCACGAGTTGGGCCTGATCGACAGCCGCTACCGGCCCGGCGGGGCGGCGGCGTCCGGGCCCGGCGGCGCGGTCCTGTTCTGGCACGTGGACGATGTGACGGCGGCGCTGGAGAAGCTGACGTCGATGGGCGCGAAGGAGTACGAGCCCCGCGTCGACCGTCCGTCGGGCTTCGTCACCGCCTCCGTGGTCGACCCGTTCGGGAACGTGCTCGGCATCATGTACAACCCGCACTACCTGGAGACCCTGGCCGGCAGCCGGGCCTGA
- a CDS encoding DNA-processing protein DprA: protein MSIPSRITPAEPIHPLPGPLQPATDSPPPPDELAGVRLARVALTWLAEPGTWSVYRLVREFGPVGALDRVLAGDVPDRRLLAAVAARRAAGDPHEVAAAAIAHTGRLDARIVVPEDDEWPPQVRDLELLSLAAAERRIDQDTAPPLAIWVRGQWPLAETLDRAVAVVGARAATSYGGYVATELGYGLANRRWTVVSGGAHGVDAAAHRGALNAGGLTVAVLACGVDRPYPAGNSSLFDRIVETGLLISEWMPGAEPLRHRFLIRNRLIAAATAGTVLVEAAARSGATQTLRRALAINRPAMVVPGPVTSAMSVGAHELLREHPRTRLVTGVPHVLEEVGRIGADLAPLARAPRQPRDLLDDESALVLEALPRRGALGPDELAARAGLDIRLTLRKLALLEDLDLIVRRDGGYAIAAPSPRPTTTAN, encoded by the coding sequence ATGAGCATCCCGAGCCGGATCACCCCGGCGGAGCCGATCCACCCGCTTCCCGGCCCACTCCAACCGGCGACGGATTCGCCGCCACCGCCCGACGAGTTGGCCGGGGTCAGGCTGGCCCGGGTCGCCCTGACCTGGCTCGCCGAACCGGGCACCTGGTCGGTCTACCGGCTGGTGCGGGAGTTCGGGCCGGTCGGCGCGCTGGACCGGGTGCTCGCCGGTGACGTACCGGACCGGCGGTTGCTGGCCGCGGTGGCGGCCCGGCGGGCGGCCGGTGACCCGCACGAGGTTGCCGCCGCCGCGATCGCGCACACCGGGCGGCTCGATGCCCGCATCGTCGTACCGGAGGACGACGAGTGGCCGCCGCAGGTCCGTGACCTGGAACTGCTGTCGCTGGCCGCCGCCGAGCGCAGAATCGACCAGGACACCGCGCCACCGCTGGCCATCTGGGTGCGCGGACAATGGCCGCTGGCCGAGACGCTCGACCGGGCGGTCGCCGTCGTGGGTGCCCGAGCCGCCACATCGTACGGCGGTTACGTCGCCACCGAACTCGGCTACGGACTGGCCAACCGGCGGTGGACCGTGGTGTCCGGTGGCGCACACGGCGTCGACGCCGCCGCCCACCGGGGCGCACTCAACGCGGGCGGGCTGACGGTGGCCGTACTCGCCTGCGGGGTGGACCGGCCCTATCCGGCGGGCAACAGTTCGCTGTTCGACCGAATCGTGGAGACCGGACTGCTGATCAGCGAGTGGATGCCGGGCGCCGAGCCGCTGCGCCACCGGTTCCTGATCCGCAACCGGCTGATCGCGGCGGCCACCGCCGGAACCGTGCTGGTCGAGGCCGCGGCCCGCAGTGGTGCCACCCAGACGCTGCGCCGTGCGCTGGCCATCAACCGGCCGGCGATGGTCGTGCCCGGCCCGGTGACCTCCGCGATGTCCGTGGGCGCCCACGAACTGCTCCGCGAACATCCGCGCACCCGGCTGGTGACCGGCGTGCCACACGTACTCGAAGAGGTCGGCCGGATCGGCGCGGACCTGGCCCCGCTCGCCCGCGCCCCCCGCCAGCCCCGCGACCTGCTCGACGACGAATCGGCCCTGGTCCTCGAAGCGCTCCCCCGGCGGGGCGCCCTCGGCCCGGACGAGCTTGCCGCCCGCGCCGGCCTGGACATCCGGCTCACGCTGCGCAAGCTCGCCCTGCTCGAAGACCTCGACCTGATCGTCCGCCGCGACGGCGGCTACGCCATCGCCGCCCCGTCCCCGCGCCCGACCACCACCGCCAATTGA